One region of Aurantimonas sp. HBX-1 genomic DNA includes:
- a CDS encoding cytochrome-c peroxidase, translating into MLGLMQRPATRGVLVAFVAAGIASLSYLSLADGRSFAEPTAPRSNPVGSLSADWPEPITPLSPVTRTRAELVELGARLFSDRRLSAGASRSCASCHQLEAGGDDGRRRGAGADGRPLLFNVPSILNAWKNYRYGWRGNFATLEEQNEAILLDPRVMGGSWPTIIRALSDDRDYVASFRTLFGQAPDRRGVLEALGAFQRSLTTQNGRFDRYLRGDEEAITEEEEQGYALFKSYGCISCHQGENVGGNLMQRFPLFPQGFGPAERDGGETERTANLGRYSITGKSADRYLFRVPSLRNVALTAPYFHDGRAAMLDDAVAEMAASQLGRTIPAGKVSLIVAFLKTLGGPDTTGAARGRADDPS; encoded by the coding sequence ATGTTGGGGCTGATGCAGAGACCGGCGACGCGCGGGGTGCTGGTCGCCTTTGTGGCGGCCGGCATCGCTTCGCTGTCGTATCTTTCGCTCGCGGACGGGCGGAGTTTCGCGGAGCCGACTGCCCCGCGAAGCAACCCCGTCGGCAGTTTGTCCGCGGACTGGCCGGAACCGATAACCCCGCTGTCGCCTGTCACGCGGACGAGGGCCGAGCTGGTCGAGCTCGGGGCGCGGCTGTTCTCGGACCGGCGTCTGTCGGCAGGCGCCAGCCGCTCCTGTGCCAGCTGCCATCAGCTCGAAGCCGGCGGCGATGACGGCCGGCGGCGAGGGGCCGGCGCCGACGGCCGGCCGCTCCTCTTCAATGTCCCCAGCATCCTCAATGCCTGGAAGAACTATCGCTACGGCTGGCGGGGCAACTTCGCGACGTTGGAGGAACAGAACGAGGCCATCCTGCTGGACCCCCGGGTCATGGGCGGCTCCTGGCCGACGATCATCAGGGCGTTGAGCGACGATCGGGACTATGTCGCCAGCTTCCGGACGCTCTTTGGCCAGGCTCCGGATCGGCGAGGGGTCCTAGAGGCGCTGGGCGCCTTCCAGCGCTCGCTGACGACGCAAAATGGCCGTTTCGACCGCTATCTGAGGGGAGACGAGGAAGCCATCACGGAGGAAGAGGAGCAGGGATACGCGCTGTTCAAGTCCTACGGGTGCATCTCCTGCCACCAGGGTGAGAATGTCGGCGGCAACCTCATGCAGCGTTTCCCGCTTTTCCCGCAGGGCTTCGGCCCGGCGGAAAGAGACGGAGGGGAGACGGAAAGGACGGCGAACCTTGGGCGGTATTCGATCACCGGCAAGTCCGCCGACCGTTACCTGTTCCGCGTGCCCAGCCTGCGCAACGTGGCCCTCACGGCGCCCTATTTCCACGACGGTCGCGCCGCGATGCTAGACGATGCCGTCGCGGAAATGGCGGCCAGCCAGTTGGGTCGGACCATTCCGGCGGGCAAAGTCAGCCTGATCGTGGCGTTCCTGAAGACGCTGGGCGGGCCAGACACGACGGGCGCCGCCCGTGGCCGCGCGGACGACCCGTCTTGA
- a CDS encoding two-component system VirA-like sensor kinase: MSRLPFFLASTAGMLAILTTLFVLSVTPNDAEHQRTLEALRSIDMSNASLQRDVLQARSSILRNYDPLVRSLAAMRQASAALRGDRQETDAELAQIAAELDMSLNRASDLVERFKSVNSVMQNSQIIFSDALELLKDGVSERHGEAQMRMTAVAGWVSRFTREPTEENRAGLNLSLNRLHFPFIDAFRGPMARTLIIHGRVLANTFPLVDAIASDLQVVPVAALVQRYQERYLERHAEALGRASSFRVILYGMALILCAYVAYLFVRLQQNATTLRDRLALEAAIATVSTRFIDLCPGRLWQEMEAGLAALGRATGVDVVRVLVCDGAPAGGCTLDGRDPHEGISLLRLAEHWRGRREPYGGIVVPQVSMLPIGGCRRSLERRGYRSWLALPLQNAERQFGFLSFATTARGRPWPADEVALLRTAAEIFTNALQRAEGERERAFLETRLAESQRLESLGTLAGGIAHEYNNILGAILGYGELALSELDAEGTPHRQVQQIVRAGMRARTITDQILAFSRRRDTRHRPMRTVPAVTEALELVRASLPGTIEIQTRFGDRDGVIMGDPTEMQQVVMNLCANAAHAMEREGVVEVSVDEIALRRPRELSHGRLQPGRYVRLGVRDSGHGMSAETLRRMFEPFFTTKTIGEGTGLGLSAVHGIVTAHKGIINASSEVGKGSRIEAYFPRSDLLPVEERDAAALDREIPRGSGEAILVVDADGQRRMLLEEMLAHLGYEAVGFAQTERALDALARNGDRFDLALLDEAVVGSGMQDFRYSLRGRMANLPVLVIAERGSGGTGDTSGRRLEKPLRMEALAMALSRQIRRTTVLEASPS, translated from the coding sequence TTGAGCCGGCTGCCCTTCTTTCTGGCTTCCACGGCAGGGATGCTCGCCATCCTGACGACGCTGTTCGTCCTTAGCGTGACTCCGAACGATGCCGAGCATCAGAGAACCCTTGAGGCGCTGCGTTCGATCGACATGAGCAACGCTTCGCTGCAGCGCGACGTGCTGCAGGCGCGAAGCTCGATACTGCGCAATTACGATCCGTTGGTCCGCAGCCTTGCGGCGATGCGGCAGGCGTCGGCCGCGCTCAGGGGCGACCGGCAGGAGACCGATGCGGAACTGGCTCAGATCGCCGCCGAGCTAGACATGTCATTGAACCGCGCCAGCGATCTGGTCGAACGCTTCAAGTCGGTGAATTCCGTCATGCAGAACTCGCAGATCATCTTCAGCGACGCGCTCGAGCTGCTGAAAGACGGCGTGTCGGAAAGGCACGGGGAAGCGCAGATGCGCATGACCGCCGTCGCCGGCTGGGTCTCCCGCTTCACCCGGGAGCCGACCGAAGAAAACCGCGCCGGGCTGAACCTGTCGCTGAACCGCCTGCATTTCCCCTTCATCGATGCGTTTCGCGGGCCCATGGCGCGCACGCTCATCATTCACGGACGGGTGCTGGCGAACACGTTTCCCCTCGTCGATGCGATCGCCTCGGACCTGCAGGTCGTCCCGGTCGCGGCTCTCGTGCAGCGATACCAGGAGCGATATCTGGAACGCCACGCAGAGGCGCTGGGACGGGCATCGAGCTTCCGCGTCATTCTCTACGGCATGGCGCTCATCCTGTGCGCCTATGTGGCGTATCTGTTCGTGCGCCTGCAGCAGAATGCGACGACCCTGCGCGACCGGCTTGCCCTGGAAGCGGCCATCGCGACGGTTTCGACCCGCTTCATCGACCTCTGCCCCGGCCGGCTATGGCAGGAGATGGAGGCCGGGCTTGCCGCCCTCGGTCGCGCGACAGGCGTCGACGTGGTCCGTGTGCTCGTGTGCGACGGGGCGCCGGCCGGCGGCTGTACGCTGGACGGTCGCGATCCGCACGAGGGGATCTCGCTCCTGCGGCTGGCCGAGCACTGGCGCGGCCGGCGCGAACCGTATGGCGGGATCGTGGTTCCGCAGGTCTCCATGCTGCCGATCGGCGGCTGCCGACGGAGCCTCGAGCGCCGGGGCTACCGTTCCTGGCTGGCCCTGCCGCTGCAGAATGCCGAGCGGCAGTTCGGTTTTCTCAGCTTCGCCACCACGGCCAGAGGGCGGCCCTGGCCGGCGGACGAAGTCGCCCTGCTGCGCACCGCGGCCGAGATCTTCACCAACGCGCTGCAGCGGGCCGAGGGCGAGCGGGAGCGGGCGTTTCTCGAAACCCGGCTGGCGGAGTCGCAGCGGCTGGAATCCCTCGGCACCTTGGCCGGAGGAATCGCGCACGAATACAACAACATCCTGGGGGCGATCCTCGGCTATGGCGAACTGGCGCTCTCCGAACTGGATGCCGAGGGCACGCCGCACCGGCAGGTCCAGCAGATCGTCCGCGCCGGCATGCGCGCCCGGACCATCACCGACCAGATCCTCGCCTTCAGCCGCCGTCGTGACACGCGGCATCGCCCCATGCGCACCGTCCCGGCCGTCACCGAGGCGCTCGAACTGGTGCGGGCCTCGCTGCCCGGGACGATCGAGATCCAGACCCGCTTCGGGGACCGCGACGGGGTCATCATGGGAGATCCGACGGAAATGCAGCAGGTGGTGATGAACCTTTGCGCCAACGCAGCCCACGCCATGGAGCGCGAGGGCGTCGTCGAGGTGAGCGTCGACGAGATCGCCCTGCGCCGGCCGCGCGAACTCTCGCACGGGCGGCTGCAGCCCGGCCGCTACGTTCGTCTTGGGGTTCGCGACAGCGGTCACGGAATGAGCGCCGAGACACTTCGCCGAATGTTCGAGCCCTTCTTCACGACCAAGACGATCGGCGAAGGCACGGGGCTCGGCCTGTCGGCCGTGCACGGCATCGTCACGGCCCACAAGGGCATCATCAATGCCAGCAGCGAGGTCGGGAAAGGGAGCCGGATCGAGGCCTATTTCCCCCGCAGCGACCTCCTGCCCGTCGAGGAACGGGACGCGGCCGCGCTGGACCGGGAAATCCCGAGAGGCAGCGGCGAGGCGATCCTCGTCGTCGACGCAGACGGGCAACGGCGGATGCTGCTGGAGGAGATGCTGGCGCATCTGGGCTACGAGGCCGTCGGCTTCGCCCAGACGGAGCGAGCGCTGGATGCCCTGGCGCGGAACGGCGACCGGTTCGACCTCGCGCTCCTCGACGAAGCGGTCGTCGGGTCCGGGATGCAGGATTTCCGGTACAGCCTGCGGGGCCGGATGGCGAATCTGCCGGTCCTCGTCATCGCCGAGCGCGGCTCCGGCGGGACGGGCGATACATCGGGCCGGCGGCTGGAAAAGCCGTTGCGCATGGAAGCCCTGGCCATGGCCCTCTCGCGGCAGATCCGGCGCACGACCGTACTGGAAGCCTCCCCATCTTGA
- a CDS encoding response regulator: MSGRHILVVDDDPAMRDLIGTYFNNHGYDVSTASDGQALKRVLNARPADLIILDLQLSKENGLDLMRGISSDSQVPVIIITGQRRDEPDRVVALELGADDYVTKPFSLRELMARARAVLRRSERADGRSREIQQRIRYRFAGFELSVRMRRLTSPDQTLVKLTVGEFNLLTAFLRAPQQILSREQLIAATRMHDEEVFDRSIDVLILRLRRKLEADPSNPQLIRTERGVGYLLNAEVEAVR, translated from the coding sequence ATGAGCGGAAGACACATACTCGTCGTCGACGATGATCCCGCGATGCGTGATCTCATCGGCACCTATTTCAACAATCACGGCTACGACGTCAGCACCGCATCCGACGGTCAGGCGTTGAAGCGCGTGCTCAATGCGCGCCCCGCCGACCTGATCATCCTCGACCTGCAGCTCTCGAAGGAGAACGGGCTCGACCTGATGCGCGGCATCTCGTCCGACAGCCAGGTGCCGGTGATCATCATCACGGGCCAGCGAAGGGACGAGCCGGACCGGGTGGTCGCGCTGGAGCTGGGGGCCGACGACTACGTCACCAAGCCCTTCAGTCTCCGGGAGCTGATGGCCCGGGCGCGCGCCGTGCTGCGGCGATCCGAACGTGCGGACGGGCGCTCCCGGGAAATCCAGCAGCGGATCCGCTACCGCTTCGCCGGTTTCGAGCTCAGCGTCCGCATGCGTCGCCTGACGTCGCCCGATCAGACGCTGGTCAAGCTGACGGTGGGCGAGTTCAACCTGCTGACCGCCTTCCTGCGGGCGCCGCAGCAGATCCTGAGCCGCGAACAGCTCATCGCCGCGACGCGGATGCATGACGAGGAGGTGTTCGATCGCAGCATCGACGTGCTGATCCTCCGGCTGCGACGCAAGCTGGAGGCCGACCCGAGCAATCCACAGCTCATCAGGACGGAACGCGGCGTTGGATATCTGCTGAACGCCGAGGTCGAGGCCGTGCGCTAG
- a CDS encoding FAD-dependent monooxygenase, with amino-acid sequence MNILIVGAGLAGLSLARALFLRGIRADVVERRLDWTASGFGLFLPGNASRAFARLGLLPAITEAAEPIHRQDFYDQRGRHLGSIDAEAFWAGCGPCLGMPRAIMHAILRDSVADLPIRAGRTVAALRQVDGGCEVTFDDNSVATYDLVVGADGLFSTVRRLAVDPAPPTYTGNGSWRFFARNLPGIDAWTVMVGKGRTLLAEPVDRSTLYVYIERTQRAGDPLEFATGAELQALFADFGAPLGPLLEQLLPATPLHFSRIETVQPRTSVSGRVVLIGDAAHATSPSMAEGAGMACEDAILLADAIAAKDDLDAALDRYAARRKPRVEWVKAQSETRDRIRRLPTPISTRLLRYAGMAMYRRSYAPLLAEA; translated from the coding sequence GTGAACATACTCATTGTGGGCGCCGGCCTCGCCGGTCTCTCGCTGGCGCGCGCGCTGTTTCTGCGGGGCATTCGCGCCGATGTCGTCGAGCGGCGCCTGGATTGGACGGCATCGGGGTTCGGGCTGTTCCTGCCCGGCAACGCCTCCCGCGCCTTCGCGCGCCTGGGGCTCCTGCCTGCGATCACCGAGGCGGCCGAGCCGATCCACCGACAGGATTTCTACGACCAGCGGGGCCGGCATCTCGGCAGCATCGACGCCGAGGCGTTCTGGGCGGGCTGCGGACCGTGTCTCGGCATGCCGCGCGCCATCATGCACGCGATCCTGCGGGACTCCGTCGCCGACCTGCCAATCCGCGCCGGCCGGACCGTCGCCGCGCTTCGGCAGGTCGACGGCGGCTGCGAGGTTACGTTCGACGATAACAGCGTCGCGACCTACGACCTCGTCGTGGGGGCGGACGGCCTGTTTTCCACGGTGCGCCGGCTGGCCGTCGATCCGGCGCCGCCGACCTACACGGGCAACGGATCCTGGCGCTTCTTCGCCCGCAACCTTCCGGGCATCGACGCGTGGACCGTGATGGTGGGCAAGGGCCGCACCCTGCTGGCGGAACCGGTCGACCGCTCGACGCTGTATGTCTACATCGAGCGCACCCAGCGGGCGGGCGACCCGCTGGAATTCGCGACGGGCGCCGAGCTTCAGGCGCTCTTCGCCGATTTCGGCGCGCCGCTCGGGCCGCTGCTCGAGCAGCTCCTGCCCGCGACGCCGCTGCATTTCAGCCGGATCGAGACGGTCCAGCCCCGGACCTCGGTCAGCGGCCGTGTCGTGCTGATCGGCGATGCCGCCCATGCGACATCGCCCAGCATGGCGGAGGGCGCGGGCATGGCCTGCGAGGACGCGATCCTGCTGGCCGACGCGATCGCTGCGAAAGATGACCTCGATGCCGCGCTCGACCGTTATGCCGCGCGCCGAAAACCGCGCGTGGAATGGGTGAAGGCACAGTCGGAAACCCGCGACCGCATCCGCCGCCTGCCGACCCCGATCAGCACCAGGCTGCTCCGGTACGCCGGCATGGCCATGTACCGGCGCAGCTACGCGCCGTTGCTGGCGGAGGCCTGA
- a CDS encoding helix-turn-helix domain-containing protein: MTSTHENVRYAPEGKPVEHTPFSAASGVEGAVRMLEGRWKLVILFHLFGGRLLRFSDLERAIPDISQKMLIQQLRQMEADGIVTRLVHHQVPPKVEYGLTAWGQSLCPALDALLKWAEARPDGQDG, translated from the coding sequence ATGACAAGTACGCACGAAAACGTAAGGTACGCACCTGAAGGTAAGCCGGTCGAGCACACGCCGTTCAGCGCGGCGTCCGGTGTCGAGGGTGCCGTGCGGATGCTGGAGGGTCGCTGGAAACTGGTGATCCTCTTCCATCTCTTCGGCGGCCGGCTGCTGCGCTTCTCGGATCTCGAGCGGGCGATCCCCGACATCTCGCAGAAGATGCTGATCCAGCAGCTTCGGCAGATGGAGGCCGACGGGATCGTGACGCGCCTCGTCCACCACCAGGTGCCGCCAAAGGTCGAATACGGGCTGACCGCATGGGGCCAGTCGCTCTGCCCGGCGCTCGACGCACTGCTGAAATGGGCGGAGGCGAGGCCGGACGGCCAGGACGGCTAG
- a CDS encoding nuclear transport factor 2 family protein — protein MLNVPDALALYFDMAADATMAELSTVFTEDAVVRDEARQHRGLMAIRDWRVETMARTPFTARPLSVEPQDGVLMVPARVTGSFPGSPVTLTHRFTLRGGRIAALEIG, from the coding sequence ATGCTGAACGTGCCCGACGCACTGGCCCTCTACTTCGATATGGCCGCCGACGCCACGATGGCGGAACTCAGCACCGTGTTCACGGAGGACGCGGTCGTCCGCGACGAGGCGCGGCAGCACCGGGGCCTCATGGCGATCCGCGACTGGCGTGTCGAGACGATGGCGCGCACGCCGTTCACCGCCCGGCCCCTGTCCGTCGAGCCGCAGGACGGCGTCCTCATGGTTCCGGCCAGGGTGACGGGATCCTTCCCCGGCAGCCCGGTGACGCTCACCCACCGCTTCACCCTTCGCGGCGGCCGCATCGCCGCCCTGGAAATCGGCTGA
- a CDS encoding SDR family oxidoreductase, producing the protein MGGGWIDLEGRRAVVTGGTKGVGGAVVAALAGAGARVVTGARSRPAALPEAVGFVAADLMSAEGCATFARAAETELGGVDILVNVLGGSSAPGGGFAALSDEIWTREISQNLIAAVRIDRALVPGMVSRGTGVVIHVTSIQHELPLPESTIAYAAAKGALATYSKALSKEVAPKGVRVVRVSPGWVETEAAVRLAERLAEQAGTDYEGGKRIIMDSLGGIPIGRPATPQEVADLVAFLVSPRAAAISGTEYVIDGGTVPTV; encoded by the coding sequence ATGGGTGGCGGCTGGATCGACCTCGAAGGTCGCCGGGCTGTCGTGACCGGCGGCACCAAGGGCGTCGGCGGGGCCGTGGTCGCGGCGCTGGCCGGTGCCGGCGCCCGCGTCGTGACGGGCGCCCGCTCGCGGCCGGCAGCCTTGCCCGAGGCGGTCGGCTTCGTCGCCGCCGACCTGATGTCGGCCGAGGGCTGCGCCACGTTCGCGCGGGCTGCCGAGACCGAACTGGGCGGCGTCGACATCCTCGTGAACGTGCTCGGCGGATCGAGCGCGCCCGGCGGCGGCTTTGCGGCGCTCAGCGATGAGATCTGGACGAGGGAGATCAGCCAGAACCTGATAGCGGCGGTGCGCATCGACCGTGCCCTGGTGCCGGGAATGGTGAGCCGCGGCACCGGTGTGGTGATCCACGTCACCTCCATCCAGCACGAACTGCCGCTGCCGGAGTCGACGATCGCCTACGCTGCCGCCAAGGGCGCGCTCGCCACCTACAGCAAGGCGCTGTCGAAGGAGGTGGCGCCCAAGGGCGTGCGCGTGGTGCGCGTCTCGCCCGGCTGGGTGGAGACCGAGGCGGCCGTGCGGCTGGCCGAACGTCTCGCGGAACAGGCGGGGACCGACTACGAGGGCGGCAAGCGCATCATCATGGACAGTCTCGGCGGCATCCCGATCGGGCGCCCGGCCACGCCCCAGGAGGTCGCCGACCTCGTCGCCTTCCTGGTCTCGCCGCGCGCCGCCGCCATCAGCGGGACGGAGTATGTGATCGATGGCGGGACGGTGCCGACGGTCTGA
- a CDS encoding DoxX family protein, translating to MRTSIVGRSIVTIVAALLLVDGSLQLASPPMMVDAMTHSGFSADSGPRVAVFTLTCALLLIIPRLAPLGAVLTTGFLGGAIATHFRIDGFGSPPQLICLGLGIVMWLGMVLADRRFRTFLPAGLNRRSPAEWPADEYSRYP from the coding sequence ATGCGCACCTCTATCGTTGGTCGATCGATCGTGACGATCGTCGCCGCCCTCCTGCTCGTCGACGGCTCTCTGCAGCTGGCTTCGCCGCCGATGATGGTCGACGCCATGACGCATTCAGGATTTTCAGCCGACAGCGGGCCGCGCGTCGCGGTCTTCACGCTCACCTGCGCCCTGCTGCTGATCATCCCTCGCCTGGCACCGCTCGGGGCGGTCCTCACCACCGGCTTCCTCGGGGGCGCGATCGCCACGCATTTCCGCATTGACGGGTTCGGCTCGCCGCCGCAGCTGATCTGCCTCGGTCTCGGCATCGTCATGTGGCTGGGGATGGTGCTGGCCGACCGCCGTTTCCGCACCTTCCTGCCGGCCGGTCTGAACCGCCGCTCGCCGGCAGAGTGGCCCGCCGACGAGTACTCTCGCTATCCGTGA
- a CDS encoding cupin domain-containing protein — MNPTARKTPFASGAGPDWREVTPGERFIIRTAAADTAGLYTMLELVADPRNGVPMHVHANEEEHFVVLEGRVHLVRGDQAVELSAGDAATVRRGTPHAWCNLSDGPVRMLLVFSPGHLEKMFRFIGSLQGDDLQAILESNESQGSTVVGPPPFDGIYSVMSPRPRP; from the coding sequence ATGAACCCGACAGCAAGGAAAACGCCCTTTGCCTCCGGCGCCGGCCCTGACTGGCGGGAGGTGACGCCGGGCGAGCGCTTCATCATCCGCACGGCTGCCGCCGACACGGCGGGCCTCTACACGATGCTGGAACTGGTGGCCGATCCCCGGAACGGCGTCCCGATGCACGTGCACGCCAACGAGGAGGAACACTTCGTCGTTCTCGAAGGCCGCGTCCATCTCGTCCGGGGTGACCAAGCCGTGGAACTGTCGGCGGGCGATGCGGCGACCGTCAGACGGGGAACGCCCCATGCCTGGTGCAATCTCTCGGATGGTCCGGTCCGCATGTTGCTCGTCTTCTCGCCCGGACATCTCGAGAAGATGTTCAGGTTCATCGGTTCGCTGCAGGGCGACGATCTTCAGGCCATCCTGGAGTCGAACGAGAGCCAGGGCTCCACGGTTGTCGGCCCGCCGCCTTTCGATGGCATCTATTCCGTCATGTCGCCGCGGCCGAGACCGTAA
- a CDS encoding FAD-dependent monooxygenase: MPGNKNVLISGAGVAGPILGWWLHHYGFHPVIVERADELRTGGQPIDLWGSAVDVVERMGLLPEIEAARTRNDCSIIIAPGHDPFEADVGKLLVELGGRHVEILRGKLVSIVHAASQGGVEYIFGDTITRLEERSDGVVVTFEKHGQRDFDLVIGADGQHSNVRHLAFGEEAHLSRYMGGYVCGYTTPDFLGVENTLHQYVAVGKTVATAPIRQTGDLAVIFAFRCPEPLGIGHDDVEGQKRLLREHFEADGWEVPRLLEFLDDARDFYFYPISQIHMESWVKDRIALVGDAGYSPAPAVGGGSSLAVSSAYVLAGELAEAMDDPARGLQDYQSALDGVVRASRQIAPAGISSLLPSSEFAISLRFLLGPLLLATPSAIRRIIPVVPRKAVKGLHAIAEIPIGDYEPGSGADASRR; encoded by the coding sequence ATGCCCGGCAACAAGAACGTGCTGATCTCAGGTGCAGGTGTGGCTGGGCCGATCCTCGGTTGGTGGTTGCATCACTATGGCTTTCATCCGGTGATTGTTGAGCGGGCAGACGAACTCCGGACTGGTGGTCAGCCCATTGATTTGTGGGGCTCTGCCGTTGACGTCGTCGAGCGAATGGGACTGCTGCCGGAGATAGAGGCTGCGCGCACCCGCAACGACTGCTCCATCATAATCGCCCCCGGCCATGATCCGTTCGAAGCCGATGTTGGCAAACTTCTGGTAGAGCTCGGCGGCCGACACGTCGAGATATTGCGCGGCAAGCTGGTCTCGATTGTGCACGCTGCGAGTCAGGGTGGCGTCGAGTACATCTTCGGCGACACGATCACTCGGTTGGAGGAACGCTCCGACGGTGTCGTCGTGACGTTCGAGAAGCACGGCCAGCGAGATTTCGACCTCGTCATTGGTGCTGACGGCCAGCATTCGAACGTGAGACACCTCGCCTTCGGAGAGGAGGCGCATCTTAGCCGTTACATGGGTGGCTACGTCTGCGGGTATACGACACCAGACTTCCTCGGCGTCGAGAACACGCTTCACCAGTATGTTGCGGTCGGCAAGACCGTCGCGACCGCGCCGATCCGGCAGACCGGGGATCTGGCAGTCATCTTCGCCTTTCGCTGCCCGGAGCCACTCGGTATCGGCCATGACGACGTCGAGGGGCAGAAGCGTCTGCTACGTGAACATTTCGAAGCTGACGGTTGGGAGGTGCCGCGGCTGCTCGAGTTTCTCGATGATGCACGCGACTTCTATTTCTATCCCATCAGCCAGATCCACATGGAGAGCTGGGTGAAGGACCGGATCGCACTGGTGGGGGATGCTGGCTACAGCCCGGCACCGGCGGTCGGTGGAGGCTCCAGCCTTGCCGTCTCCAGCGCTTATGTTCTCGCCGGAGAATTGGCCGAGGCGATGGATGATCCTGCGCGCGGGCTCCAGGACTACCAGTCTGCGCTGGACGGCGTCGTCAGGGCGAGCCGGCAGATTGCACCGGCCGGTATCAGCTCCCTCCTTCCCTCTTCCGAGTTCGCTATTTCACTACGCTTTCTTCTGGGGCCCCTTCTCCTTGCTACGCCTTCCGCCATCCGCCGCATCATTCCGGTGGTGCCACGGAAAGCGGTCAAGGGGCTGCACGCCATCGCCGAAATCCCGATCGGCGATTATGAGCCGGGTTCAGGCGCAGACGCGAGCCGCAGATAA
- a CDS encoding alpha/beta hydrolase has protein sequence MRRLLIVVLTLAIGGCGARPGPEALQATGRTVPDARLVPVLVATDRSVPGSHGEAHGSSRGALRYEKLVVSIPPGHQAGSVEWSKNREHDPSHSFVVAHRSILNEDEFVGEAAMGVRRGGQLGVFVHGYNETLAEAAFRLAQITVDLDSEEAVVPILFSWPSEGAVMGYVADRDGVTYARDDLVHVLRLLADLRTGGQISLFGHSLGGWLVMEALRQLRLQGRHGVLARYQVDLAAPDIDVDVFRKQLAVVGRLDPPITLFVAPDDRALAVSTHAARGHPRIGAVNVNDPALQEAAQNLGLRVIDISSVEPVGRTRHSRFVRLAAVASRVPALTSPGAVESARQGAFVLQNAAAALSLQAISSTTDPAVR, from the coding sequence ATGAGGAGACTACTCATCGTCGTGCTAACCCTGGCGATCGGCGGGTGTGGCGCAAGGCCAGGACCCGAGGCCCTTCAGGCGACCGGCAGAACAGTGCCCGATGCCAGACTTGTCCCTGTATTGGTGGCGACGGATCGGTCAGTTCCTGGCTCGCACGGAGAAGCGCACGGCAGTTCGCGGGGGGCGCTTCGTTACGAGAAACTGGTCGTCTCGATCCCGCCGGGCCATCAAGCGGGATCGGTTGAGTGGTCGAAAAACCGCGAGCATGATCCTTCGCACAGCTTCGTCGTCGCACATCGCTCGATCCTGAATGAGGATGAATTCGTGGGCGAGGCGGCAATGGGGGTACGACGCGGCGGCCAGTTGGGCGTGTTTGTCCACGGCTACAACGAGACCTTGGCCGAGGCGGCGTTTCGCCTTGCGCAGATCACTGTCGATCTAGACTCGGAGGAAGCTGTCGTCCCGATCCTCTTTTCCTGGCCATCGGAGGGCGCGGTCATGGGGTATGTGGCGGATCGTGACGGCGTGACCTACGCTCGGGACGATCTGGTGCACGTCCTACGCCTGCTGGCCGATCTTCGGACAGGCGGGCAGATTTCCCTGTTCGGCCATAGCCTGGGCGGCTGGCTTGTGATGGAAGCACTTCGCCAGCTTCGGCTGCAGGGCCGCCACGGCGTCCTGGCCCGCTATCAGGTTGATCTCGCGGCGCCGGATATCGATGTCGACGTCTTTCGAAAACAGCTTGCGGTGGTGGGGCGGCTTGATCCCCCGATCACCCTTTTCGTGGCGCCCGATGATCGTGCACTTGCAGTATCGACGCATGCTGCAAGAGGACACCCACGGATCGGGGCGGTCAACGTCAACGATCCGGCCTTGCAGGAAGCGGCGCAGAATCTCGGCTTGCGAGTGATCGACATCTCATCCGTTGAACCGGTCGGCCGCACGCGACACAGTCGCTTCGTGCGGTTGGCCGCCGTTGCGTCAAGGGTTCCTGCATTGACCAGCCCTGGGGCCGTGGAAAGCGCAAGACAGGGGGCCTTCGTGCTGCAGAACGCCGCCGCGGCCTTGTCGCTTCAAGCAATCTCGTCAACGACCGATCCCGCCGTCCGCTAG